The genomic region CTCGTCGAGGTCGGCCTGGAGTACGGCGCCAAGGCCGCGCACCTGGTGGACTTCGCCGAGGAGCTGGACGAGGCCTGGCTGGAAGGCGTCTCCACGGTCGGCCTGACCAGCGGCGCCTCGGTGCCGGAGATCCTGGTGCAGGGCGTGCTGGAGTGGCTGGCCGAGCGCGGCTTCGGTCAGGTCGAGACGGTCCGCACGGCCGAGGAGACGCTCACCTTCTCGCTGCCCAAGGAGCTGCGCCGCGACCTGCGCGCCGAGGCGGCCGGCAAGCTCGCCTGACGCTGTGGCAGGTTCCGGGCTGCTTTCCGCTCCCACCTCCCCTACGGTGAAGGTCGGGACTCGAAGAGGAGCAGCGACGTGACCACACCCTCCGTGCCCTCCGGCGTTTTCGGCGTGGACATCGGCGGCTCGGGCATCAAGGGCGCCCCGGTCGACCTCGACCGCGGGGCGCTCGCCGAGCCCCGGCACAAGGTGCTCACACCGCACCCGGCCTCCCCGGAGGCCGTGGTCGCCGCGGTCCGCGAGGTGGTCGAGCACTTCGAGCACCGCGGGCCGGTCGGCCTGACCTTCCCCGGCGTGGTGGTCGACGGCCACACCCGCACCGCCGCCAACGTGGACCAGGGCTGGCTCGGGCTGGACGCCGAGGGCCTGTTCCGCGAGGCGCTGGACAGCCCCGCCGTGCTGCTCAACGACGCGGACGCGGCCGGCCTGGCCGAGGCCGCGCACGGCGCGGGGCGGGACCAGGGCGGGGTGATGCTGGTGCTCACCTTCGGCACCGGGATCGGCAGCGCGCTCTTCGTGGACGGGGCGCTGGTCCCCAACACCGAACTGGGCCACCTGGAGCTGCGCGGCAAGGACGCCGAGCGCCGGGCCTCGGCAGGCGCCCGTGAGCGGCACCAGCTGACCTGGGCCGAGTGGGCGGTCCGGGTGGACGAGTACCTGGACTTGGTGGAGCGGCTCTTCTCGCCGCAGTTGGTGATCATCGGCGGCGGGGTCAGCCGCAAGCACGAGAAGTTCCTGCCGCTGCTCAAGGAGCGGTCGGCCCGGGTGGTCCCGGCCGAGCTGCGCAATGACGCGGGCATCGTGGGTGCGGCGATGGCGGCGGCCAAGTACAGCCGCTGACCGTTCGTCACACGCGTGGCCGCTGACCGTCCGTCACACGAGCGGCCGCTGACGGCTCGGCACGCCTCGGGCCGCTGACCGCCCGCTACCTGTTCCGGCGGATCCGGCGCTGGGCGAGGAACCGCGCGCCGACGATCGCGGCCGCCAGACCGGTCCCGGCGAACAGCCAGCCGGCCCGCAGTGCGAGGCCGCTGCAGAGCGCCAGCACCTGCCCGATCACTCCGGGCACCGTCACCGGACCGAGCAGCGCCACCGCCGCCGCGAAGGAGATCGGCCCGCTGATCGGTGCCGACGGCAGGTCGGCCAGCCGGACCCGCACCGCGGTCTGGAAGCAGACGAAGACGAACCCGAGGCCGAAGAGCACCCCGAGCCCGCCGAAGAGCAGTTGGTCCAGCAGGCCGAAGCCGAGCGTGCCGACCACCGAGAGCACCCCGGTGCCCACCCCGGTCAGCCGGGTCGGCGGCCCGGAGCGCTTGCCGCCGGCCCCGCCCAATCGTCGGCGCAGCCGGGCCAGCACCGCCGGTCCGCCGCCGGCGGGCCGCAGTCGGGACGGCCGCGCGGTGACGGCATCGCGGGGCGAGGCCGGCCCAGGTACGGCGGGCTCGCGGCCGGTGCCGCCGGCCGGCGGTCGGGATCTGGGCCCGGGTGGCTGGGTACGGATGCTCTGCTCCACGCACCCAACGTACGGTCCGATTTACATCACCTTGGGTAATGAACCGTCAAGACGCGTCCGTGTCCCGGTCCGGGACAGCCCTGTGACATTTTTGAATCTGTTCAAAACAGCCCCGGAGTCACTAAGGTGTGCTCGGGCCGCCTCCCGCAGCGGAGCCGCAGGCCCGTCAATTCCCGCTGCTCGCACCTCCTGGGGGACACCCATGTCCGAAACCACGTCAGCCGACCCGAACGGTCAGCCGGGTTGGGCGCAGCCCGGGTACGTCTACGCCGCCAACCCGTACCGGGCGCCGGTGAAGCCGGGCCCCGCGCCCTGGCGGATCGCGGTCAGCCCGCGCACCGCGGCCGACCCGCGGCCCTCGGTGCTGCTCGGCGCACTCGGCGCGGGTCTGCTCTGCGCGCTGCTGCTCAACGGTGGCCTGGCGCTCAACCTGCTGATCCTCGCGCTGGCGGCCGCCGTGACCGCCGCGCTCTCGGCCCGGGCGAGCGGGCGCCGGGTACGGCCGTGGACGGTGGTCTGGGCGCTCGGCGCGCTGGCGCTGCTGGCCGTCCCGGCGATCAGCGACGCCGGCTGGCCCACCACGCTGGCGGTGCTCGGCGCGCTGGCGCTGGCCTCGCTGGCCTTGCACGGCGGACGGACCTGGGCCGGGGTGCTGTTCGGCGCCGCGGGCCTGTGCTGGCAGCTCTTCCCCGCCCTGCCGGGCGCCACCCGCACGCTGCGCGCACAGGCGACGCCGGACCGGGCCAAGTGGCTGCCGCTGGCCCGCGCGGCGCTGGTCGCCGTGGTGCTGCTGGCCGTCTTCGGTTCGCTCTTCGCCGCCGCCGACCCGGCCTTCGGCGATCTGCTGTCCGGCCTGTCGCCGCAGCTGCCGCGCGGCTGGGACCTGATCCTGCGGGTGCCGGCCTTCGCCGCCGGCCTGCTGTTCGCCCTCGGCGCGGCCCGGACCGCCGCCGCCCCCTGGCGCTGGGACCGGCTGCCGGTCAAGGCCGCCAAGCCGCGCCGGCTGCTGGAGTGGGCGCTGCCGCTGGCCCTGCTCGACCTGCTCTTCGTCGCCTTCATCGCCCTGCAGCTCGCCGTGCTCTTCGGCGGCTACCGGCGGCTGATCAAGGAGACCGGCCTGACCTACGCGGAGTACGCCCGCCAGGGCTTCTGGCAACTGCTCTGGGTCACCCTGCTGACCCTGCTGGTGGTCGCCGTCGCCCAGCGCTGGGCACCGCGCGCCACCGCCGGCGAGCGGGCCGTGGTGCGGCTGCTGCTCGGTGTGCTCTGCACGCTGGCGCTCGGCGTGGTCGGCGCGGCGCTGCTGCGGATGCAGCGCTATGTGGACGCGTACGGGCTGACCCGGATGCGGGTCTGGGTGACCGGTGTGGAGCTGTGGCTGGCGCTGCTCTTCGTCCTGCTGCTGGTGGCCGGCGCGGTGGGCCGCTCCGGCTGGCTGCCGCGCGCGGTGGTGGCCAGCGCCGCGATCGCCACCCTGGCCTACGGGCTGGCCTCGCCGGACGCGCTGGTCGCCCAGCAGAATGTGGACCGTTTCCAGCAGACCGGCCGGATCGACCTGGCCTACCTGCGCGACCTGTCCGCCGACGCGGCGCCCGCGCTCGACCGGCTGCCCGTGGACTTCCGCAGCTGCGCGCTGAGCCGGATCGGCGGCGAGCTGGACGCCCGGACACCCTGGTACGCGATCAGCCTGCGGGCCGCCGAGGCGCGCCGGATCCTGGCGGACCGCCCGCTGGAGCCCAACCCGTCCGGCTGCCCGTCCGACGACCCGGTCGACGCCATGCGATAGGGCGCGGGCCTTTAGACTTGGCGGTCGGCCCGTACGGTGCCGCTCCACGCCCTCCAAGCCCACGGGATCTCGCTTCATGTCGCTCACGATCGGAATCGTCGGCCTGCCGAATGTCGGCAAGTCGACCCTGTTCAACGCCCTGACCAAGAACGACGTCCTGGCGGCCAACTACCCGTTCGCCACGATCGAGCCGAACGTCGGCGTGGTCGGCGTCCCGGACCCGCGGCTGGCGGTGCTGGCCAAGATCTTCGGCTCGGAGCGGATCCTGCCCGCCACCGTCGACTTCGTGGACATCGCCGGCATCGTCCGCGGCGCCTCCGAGGGCGAGGGCCTGGGCAACAAGTTCCTCGC from Kitasatospora azatica KCTC 9699 harbors:
- the ppgK gene encoding polyphosphate--glucose phosphotransferase; amino-acid sequence: MTTPSVPSGVFGVDIGGSGIKGAPVDLDRGALAEPRHKVLTPHPASPEAVVAAVREVVEHFEHRGPVGLTFPGVVVDGHTRTAANVDQGWLGLDAEGLFREALDSPAVLLNDADAAGLAEAAHGAGRDQGGVMLVLTFGTGIGSALFVDGALVPNTELGHLELRGKDAERRASAGARERHQLTWAEWAVRVDEYLDLVERLFSPQLVIIGGGVSRKHEKFLPLLKERSARVVPAELRNDAGIVGAAMAAAKYSR
- a CDS encoding DUF4153 domain-containing protein, whose product is MSETTSADPNGQPGWAQPGYVYAANPYRAPVKPGPAPWRIAVSPRTAADPRPSVLLGALGAGLLCALLLNGGLALNLLILALAAAVTAALSARASGRRVRPWTVVWALGALALLAVPAISDAGWPTTLAVLGALALASLALHGGRTWAGVLFGAAGLCWQLFPALPGATRTLRAQATPDRAKWLPLARAALVAVVLLAVFGSLFAAADPAFGDLLSGLSPQLPRGWDLILRVPAFAAGLLFALGAARTAAAPWRWDRLPVKAAKPRRLLEWALPLALLDLLFVAFIALQLAVLFGGYRRLIKETGLTYAEYARQGFWQLLWVTLLTLLVVAVAQRWAPRATAGERAVVRLLLGVLCTLALGVVGAALLRMQRYVDAYGLTRMRVWVTGVELWLALLFVLLLVAGAVGRSGWLPRAVVASAAIATLAYGLASPDALVAQQNVDRFQQTGRIDLAYLRDLSADAAPALDRLPVDFRSCALSRIGGELDARTPWYAISLRAAEARRILADRPLEPNPSGCPSDDPVDAMR
- a CDS encoding DUF6542 domain-containing protein encodes the protein MEQSIRTQPPGPRSRPPAGGTGREPAVPGPASPRDAVTARPSRLRPAGGGPAVLARLRRRLGGAGGKRSGPPTRLTGVGTGVLSVVGTLGFGLLDQLLFGGLGVLFGLGFVFVCFQTAVRVRLADLPSAPISGPISFAAAVALLGPVTVPGVIGQVLALCSGLALRAGWLFAGTGLAAAIVGARFLAQRRIRRNR